Proteins found in one Rhodovulum sp. MB263 genomic segment:
- a CDS encoding rod-binding protein — translation MLPSSPTPIGSTLSTDRDARLARLREAAEELEARFLSEMLASAGLGNVSGELSSGAFGGGIGETQFTSFLRDAQATEMAHAGGIGLAESIFESLKERMDDLD, via the coding sequence ATGCTGCCTTCATCCCCCACGCCGATCGGGTCGACATTGTCGACGGATCGCGACGCCAGGCTCGCGCGGCTGCGCGAAGCCGCCGAGGAGCTGGAGGCCAGGTTTCTCTCTGAAATGCTCGCTTCGGCGGGGCTGGGCAACGTTTCGGGCGAGCTGTCCAGCGGCGCGTTCGGCGGCGGTATCGGAGAAACCCAGTTCACGTCTTTCCTGCGCGACGCCCAGGCCACGGAAATGGCTCACGCAGGAGGTATCGGCCTTGCCGAAAGCATCTTCGAATCACTCAAGGAGCGGATGGATGACCTCGATTGA
- the ubiB gene encoding 2-polyprenylphenol 6-hydroxylase — translation MRGPHNIWRLVQTLATMERTGANRFVLEQLGAPASVRAAARVMGWPFKWLGENGDEALPPATRAITALGPAYIKFGQILSTRPDVVGDELAVQLRVLQDKLPPFPTAIAKETVAQELGQPADELFSEFSEPIAAASIAQVHRARIARTGELVAVKVLRPGVERNFRKDIDAFYFAASTIELLAPFSRRLRPTDVIAHFDGVVTGELDLRIETAQAAEFAANTEGDAGFVVPRVIWPLSSKRVMTMSWCEGVPIGDNAALDAAGHDRRAIGERVLSMFLRHALRDGYFHADMHQGNMKVGASGEIQCFDFGIMGRIDEYTRRVYAEILYGFIRRDYRRVAEVHFEAGYVPADREIDEFAQALRSVGEPIFGMDATHISMAKLLAYLFEVTERFGMATRTELILLQRTMVVVEGVARSLNPSINIWEVARPIVEEYIKENIGPKAVVRDLSRTVRVLSRFGPRLPELAEAALIRQSKAEPARPLRPWLQPLLWMSAGAALTWIGAGLALLLS, via the coding sequence GTGCGCGGTCCTCACAACATCTGGAGGCTGGTGCAGACGCTGGCCACCATGGAGCGTACCGGCGCGAACCGTTTCGTGCTGGAACAGCTGGGCGCGCCCGCCAGCGTCCGGGCCGCGGCCCGGGTCATGGGCTGGCCGTTCAAATGGCTCGGCGAGAACGGCGACGAGGCACTGCCGCCGGCGACCCGCGCAATCACCGCGCTGGGACCAGCCTATATCAAATTCGGCCAGATCCTCTCGACCCGGCCCGACGTGGTCGGCGACGAGCTGGCAGTGCAGCTGCGGGTTCTGCAGGACAAGCTGCCGCCCTTCCCGACCGCAATTGCCAAGGAGACCGTCGCCCAGGAGCTGGGTCAGCCCGCCGACGAGCTGTTCTCGGAATTCTCCGAGCCGATCGCGGCCGCCTCCATCGCCCAGGTGCATCGCGCCCGCATCGCTCGGACCGGCGAGCTGGTCGCGGTCAAGGTGCTGCGCCCCGGGGTCGAGCGCAATTTCCGCAAGGATATCGATGCCTTCTACTTCGCCGCCTCGACCATCGAGCTGTTGGCACCGTTCTCGCGCCGGCTGCGGCCGACCGATGTCATCGCTCATTTCGACGGGGTGGTGACGGGCGAGCTGGACCTGCGGATCGAGACCGCACAGGCGGCCGAATTCGCCGCCAATACCGAGGGCGACGCAGGTTTCGTGGTTCCGCGGGTGATCTGGCCGCTATCGTCCAAGCGGGTCATGACCATGTCCTGGTGCGAGGGCGTACCGATCGGCGATAATGCGGCGCTCGATGCCGCAGGCCATGACCGCCGCGCGATCGGCGAGCGGGTGTTGTCGATGTTCCTGCGCCACGCCCTGCGCGACGGCTATTTCCACGCCGACATGCATCAGGGCAACATGAAAGTCGGCGCCAGCGGCGAAATCCAGTGTTTCGATTTCGGCATCATGGGCCGGATCGACGAATATACCCGCAGGGTCTATGCCGAGATCCTGTACGGTTTCATCCGCCGCGACTACCGCCGGGTGGCCGAGGTGCATTTCGAGGCGGGCTATGTACCGGCCGACCGCGAGATCGACGAATTCGCCCAGGCCCTGCGCTCGGTCGGCGAGCCGATCTTCGGGATGGACGCGACCCATATCTCGATGGCGAAGCTCTTGGCTTATCTCTTCGAGGTGACCGAACGCTTTGGTATGGCGACCCGGACTGAGCTGATCCTGCTGCAGCGGACCATGGTCGTGGTCGAAGGCGTGGCACGCTCGCTCAACCCGTCGATCAACATCTGGGAGGTCGCGCGGCCGATCGTTGAGGAATACATCAAGGAAAACATCGGGCCTAAGGCGGTGGTTCGCGATCTCAGCCGCACCGTGCGGGTGTTGTCGCGCTTCGGGCCTCGGCTGCCGGAGCTGGCCGAGGCTGCGCTGATTCGTCAGTCGAAGGCCGAGCCTGCGCGGCCTCTACGCCCCTGGCTGCAGCCGCTCTTGTGGATGAGCGCTGGCGCGGCGCTGACCTGGATCGGCGCCGGACTGGCCTTGCTGCTGTCCTGA
- a CDS encoding flagellin, with translation MSSILTNSSAMVALQTLKGINSNLEKTQSEISTGKSVGSAKDNSAVWAISKVMESDVSGFDAVSDSLATGQAMIGVARTATETITDLLKDIKTKVVAARDATADTTKLQNETDELISLVEATIGAAQFNGVNLIDTGTGTSVVGSIDRSGGTVTANSITIDAQNLNTAAAATAAGQLAAGTAGGNLVVAGNNNDGAVAIGSGDQEAFALSAVAQGETITVTLGDQNFSYTVTADDVATGNDANEIALSNLRDLINAAGITGVTALYDPVGAAGELTIDNQGTDDINMAVRARADGAGALAGLNGFSITGGTALADIETMINSSIDAAAAFGAAESRLETQSNFLSKLTDALKTGIGALVDADMEEASARLQALQVQQQLGTQALAIANQSPQNLLSLFR, from the coding sequence ATGTCCAGCATCCTGACGAACTCCAGCGCGATGGTCGCGCTCCAGACCCTCAAAGGCATCAACTCCAACCTCGAAAAGACCCAATCGGAGATTTCCACTGGCAAGTCCGTCGGCTCGGCCAAGGACAACTCGGCTGTCTGGGCCATCTCGAAGGTCATGGAAAGCGACGTGTCGGGCTTCGACGCCGTCTCCGACAGCCTCGCCACCGGCCAGGCGATGATCGGCGTGGCGCGGACCGCCACCGAAACGATCACCGACCTGCTGAAGGACATCAAGACCAAGGTCGTTGCCGCCCGTGACGCGACCGCCGACACCACCAAGTTGCAGAACGAAACCGACGAGCTGATCAGCCTGGTGGAAGCCACCATCGGTGCTGCCCAGTTCAACGGCGTCAACCTGATCGACACCGGTACCGGGACGTCGGTGGTCGGGTCGATCGACCGCAGCGGTGGCACTGTTACCGCGAACTCGATCACGATCGATGCCCAGAACCTGAACACTGCGGCTGCCGCCACCGCTGCCGGCCAGCTGGCCGCCGGCACCGCAGGTGGTAACCTTGTCGTCGCAGGCAACAACAACGACGGTGCCGTTGCAATCGGCTCCGGTGATCAGGAAGCCTTTGCCCTGTCGGCTGTGGCTCAGGGCGAAACCATAACCGTCACGCTGGGCGATCAGAACTTCAGCTATACTGTGACTGCCGATGATGTGGCTACCGGCAACGACGCGAACGAAATCGCGCTGTCCAACCTGCGCGATCTGATCAACGCGGCTGGCATCACCGGTGTCACCGCACTCTACGATCCGGTGGGCGCCGCCGGAGAACTCACCATCGACAACCAGGGCACCGACGATATCAACATGGCGGTGCGTGCGCGGGCCGATGGTGCGGGTGCTCTGGCTGGGCTGAACGGCTTCAGCATCACCGGCGGGACCGCGCTGGCGGATATCGAGACGATGATCAACTCTTCGATCGACGCGGCTGCGGCCTTTGGTGCGGCGGAATCCCGTCTGGAAACCCAGTCGAACTTCCTCTCGAAGCTGACCGATGCGCTGAAAACCGGTATCGGCGCTCTTGTCGATGCCGATATGGAGGAAGCCTCGGCCCGCCTCCAGGCGCTTCAGGTGCAGCAGCAGCTTGGCACCCAGGCTCTGGCGATTGCCAACCAGTCGCCGCAGAACCTTCTGTCGCTCTTCCGTTAA
- a CDS encoding flagellar hook capping FlgD N-terminal domain-containing protein, producing MTDSVTAVTAATKTASASSSGNSKALISSDFETFLRMLTTQLANQDPLNPMESSDYALQIATFSGVEQQVQTNELLKALSANLGGGGLSQYGSWVGMEGQAAVPANYDGVTPVTVFPEVDKDASTAKLVVRDDTGAIVQSEPIPPDTKTILWSGGEDHEAGLYDFIVESYAEDGSKLSEAQARIYAQIAEVRTEGGEISIVFDSGTIVKATEVSALRDPV from the coding sequence ATGACCGACAGCGTGACCGCCGTAACCGCCGCCACGAAGACCGCCTCTGCCTCGAGCAGCGGAAATTCGAAGGCGCTCATCAGCAGCGACTTCGAAACATTTCTGCGCATGCTGACCACCCAGCTCGCGAATCAGGACCCCCTGAACCCGATGGAATCGTCGGATTATGCTCTACAGATCGCGACGTTCTCCGGGGTCGAACAGCAGGTGCAGACCAACGAGCTGCTCAAGGCCCTCTCGGCCAATCTGGGCGGCGGCGGCCTGTCCCAATACGGGTCCTGGGTCGGAATGGAAGGCCAGGCCGCTGTCCCAGCGAACTATGACGGAGTGACGCCAGTCACGGTTTTCCCGGAGGTCGACAAGGACGCTTCGACTGCCAAGCTTGTGGTGCGCGATGACACCGGCGCCATCGTGCAGTCCGAGCCCATCCCCCCCGACACCAAGACCATACTCTGGTCCGGCGGCGAGGACCACGAGGCCGGGCTCTACGATTTCATCGTGGAAAGCTATGCCGAGGATGGCAGCAAACTGTCGGAGGCCCAGGCCCGGATCTATGCCCAGATCGCGGAAGTCCGCACCGAAGGGGGTGAGATCAGCATCGTCTTCGACAGCGGCACCATCGTGAAGGCGACAGAGGTCTCGGCACTGCGCGATCCGGTCTGA
- a CDS encoding flagellar hook-length control protein FliK: protein MQVPFAIDTPGAAASSRRDRPPSADGAADTERSDFRAAFDETTPPATNETDREAPQRDISKASAAPHRTEEPASSASRGTGKNGEGSVEEVDETAATKTSGDTVKNDPASAIDTEADLLAITGLSTATTPATVPPPPRTTASSVTQTVPTEAVAAVAGTTAKPADSDMTETPLMPPVAGPRQQPAGSVPNASLPASSTPLDTRPTITTGGTAAQPAETPQAEDTALRSDRGPSASKDAKAVASLPSAAAAQATAALPLPGTKPEPLSTGTEARAAMSLAVPRDGTTNRSVAEIADNVTETAASKEVSNGPTTLRQGDGMQPGREAAQSQTVVAAARAITSGDPDSEHKGDRTGHASIRRENTSTTPTAPAIWHATAAQPDTITTAQPIAGAAIDNQASLDASRADATTAVDSGASERSGSDQIRASENARHTATPTLADTPRTAMRQIAESLHRASDGSVHLTLSPEELGRVRLSLTPGDHGITVNISADRIDTLELMRRHGDMLTNAMRDLGYGEVVLDFAGRQNDSSGQGRGFAAGAAAPSEESTEMGLSSTTRTSPGTAGGGLDLRL, encoded by the coding sequence ATGCAGGTTCCCTTTGCCATCGACACGCCCGGCGCCGCCGCGTCGTCAAGGCGCGACAGGCCGCCTTCCGCCGACGGTGCGGCGGACACGGAACGCTCGGATTTCCGCGCGGCCTTCGACGAGACAACACCTCCTGCCACGAACGAAACAGACCGCGAAGCCCCGCAGCGGGACATTTCCAAGGCATCTGCCGCACCCCACCGCACCGAAGAGCCTGCCTCATCCGCTTCGCGCGGCACCGGAAAAAACGGTGAGGGCAGCGTCGAGGAGGTCGATGAAACGGCCGCCACAAAGACCAGCGGCGACACGGTGAAAAACGATCCAGCCTCCGCGATCGACACGGAGGCGGATCTCCTGGCCATAACGGGATTATCCACAGCAACCACGCCCGCGACTGTGCCACCGCCGCCCAGGACAACAGCGTCTTCCGTGACGCAGACCGTTCCGACAGAGGCTGTGGCAGCGGTGGCGGGCACGACCGCCAAGCCCGCCGACAGCGACATGACCGAAACACCACTTATGCCGCCGGTAGCCGGTCCCAGACAACAGCCGGCAGGCTCTGTGCCCAACGCCTCCCTGCCCGCATCCTCCACACCGCTTGACACGCGCCCGACGATCACGACCGGCGGCACGGCAGCCCAACCTGCCGAAACACCGCAAGCGGAAGACACCGCCCTCCGCTCTGACAGAGGCCCATCTGCCTCGAAAGATGCAAAGGCGGTCGCCTCATTACCCTCCGCCGCCGCGGCTCAGGCAACCGCCGCCCTCCCCCTGCCGGGGACCAAACCCGAACCACTCTCGACCGGCACCGAGGCGCGCGCCGCGATGAGCTTGGCTGTTCCAAGGGATGGGACGACCAACCGCTCCGTTGCGGAAATAGCCGATAACGTTACGGAAACCGCCGCGTCGAAGGAGGTTTCCAATGGGCCGACCACCCTCCGGCAGGGCGACGGCATGCAACCCGGCCGCGAAGCCGCACAAAGCCAGACGGTCGTGGCAGCGGCACGAGCGATCACCTCGGGCGACCCGGATTCAGAGCACAAAGGCGACCGTACGGGCCATGCATCGATACGACGGGAAAACACATCGACAACACCGACTGCACCTGCAATCTGGCATGCAACGGCCGCGCAGCCAGATACGATCACGACCGCGCAACCCATCGCCGGAGCTGCCATCGATAACCAGGCCTCGCTGGATGCGTCACGCGCCGATGCAACGACTGCAGTCGATTCGGGGGCATCCGAACGCAGCGGCTCAGACCAGATCCGGGCCTCCGAAAACGCCCGGCACACAGCGACGCCCACCCTTGCCGATACACCGCGAACCGCCATGCGGCAGATTGCCGAATCACTCCACCGGGCTTCGGACGGGTCTGTCCACCTCACCCTCAGCCCGGAAGAACTCGGTCGGGTGCGTCTGTCTCTGACACCCGGCGATCACGGCATCACCGTCAACATCTCCGCCGACCGCATCGATACGCTCGAGCTGATGAGGCGCCATGGAGACATGCTGACGAATGCGATGCGCGACCTCGGCTACGGCGAGGTGGTTCTCGACTTCGCCGGTCGCCAGAACGATTCATCGGGACAGGGCCGCGGCTTTGCTGCCGGGGCGGCGGCCCCGAGCGAGGAGAGCACCGAGATGGGCCTCTCTTCCACGACCAGGACCTCGCCCGGAACAGCGGGCGGCGGCCTCGATCTCCGGCTTTGA